TGGATTGCCGGCAGGGGATGAGCCCTTGTCGGGGCCCGGCCGCGGGGTTCGCGGTATCAGCATAACTTTCCGGAGGAATGCACATGGCTGATAAATCCGACCTGTCCTTCACAGGTCTTACCGATGAGCAGGCTCAAGAGCTGCATTCGGTTTACATGAGCGGGCTCTGGCTGTTTTCGGCCGTCGCCGTCGTCGCTCACCTCGCCACGTTCATCTGGCGTCCTTGGTTCTGAGGAGCACTGAAACATGTCTAAATTCTACAAGATCTGGCTGATCTTCGACCCTCGCCGCGTGTTCGTGGCCCAGGGCGTGTTCCTCTTCTTGCTGGCGGCGATGATTCACCTCGTCCTGCTCAGCACCGAGCACTTCAACTGGTTTGAACTGGCGGCTGCAAACGCTGCCATGTGATCGGTCCCCCGCGTGATGCGGGGACCGGACCAGGCCTACGACCCCTGCTGCGGGCGGACACCCGGATCGGCCGCAGCGTACCAACACAAACATGACAACTGACGGCTGGTCTCGACAAACGTACCGCCGCCACTTGCGGAGACAGACGATGGCTTTGCTCAGCTTCGAGAGAAAGTATCGCGTCCGTGGAGGGACGCTGATCGGCGGCGATCTGTTCGACTTCTGGGTGGGCCCTTTCTACGTGGGCTTCTTCGGGGTTACGACCGCCTTCTTTGCCTTGTTAGGCACCATATTGATCTTCTGGGGCGCATCCCAGCAGGGGACATTCAATCCCTGGCTCATCAACATCGCGCCCCCGGACCTGAGCTACGGGCTCGGGATGGCACCGCTCATGGAGGGCGGGCTTTGGCAGATCATCACCATTTGCGCCATCGGCGCCTTCGTCAGCTGGGCGCTGCGCGAGGTCGAGATCTGCCGCAAGCTGGGCATGGGGTACCATGTGCCCTTCGCTTTCAGCGTGGCGATCTTCGCCTATGTGACGCTGGTGGTCTTCCGGCCGCTGCTGATGGGCGCCTGGGGGCACGGATTCCCCTACGGGATCTGGAGCCACCTCGACTGGGTGTCCAACACCGGATACGCCTACCTGCACTTCCACTACAACCCGGCCCACATGATCGCGGTGACGTTCTTCTTCACCACGACCCTGGCGCTGGCTCTCCACGGGGCGCTGGTTCTGTCCGCCGCAAACCCGCCCAAGGGAGAGGAAGTGAAGGGTCCGGACAACGAAGACACCTTCTTCCGGGATTTCATCGGCTACTCGATCGGTACCCTGGGCATCCACCGCGTGGGTCTGCTCCTGGCGCTGAACGCCGGCTTCTGGTCCGCCGTCTGCATCATCATCTCCGGTCCGGTCTGGACCAAGGGATGGCCCGAATGGTGGAACTGGTGGCTCGAAATGCCGATCTGGCCAAGCCAAGTGGGATTGTAAGCCATGCCTGAGTATCAGAACATATTCACACAAGTCCAAGTTCAGGGCCCGGCAGAGCTCGGCGTGGACAACGAGAACAACCTCACCGAGGAGCGCACGACGGGGACCGGTTTCTCCCAGCTCATCGGTTGGATCGGCAACGCCCAGCTGGGCCCGATCTACCTGGGGTGGTTCGGCATCATCAGCCTCGTGACCGGCACGCTCTGGTTCAATATCGTGGGCTTCAACATGCTCAGCCAGGTCGGCTACAGCATTCCGGAATTCATCCGGCAGCTGTTCTGGCTGGCCCTCGAGCCGCCCTCGCCGGAATACGGGCTGCGCATGCCGCCGCTCGATGACGGCGGCTGGTTCATCATCGCGAGCTTCTTCCTGCTCGTGTCGGTGATCTCCTGGTGGTTGCGGTCCTATCAGCTGGCCGAGATGCACAAGATGGGCAAGCACGTGGCCTGGGCCTTTGCCGCCGCCATCTGGCTCTTCCTCGTGCTGGGTCTCTTCCGTCCCATCCTGATGGGCTCCTGGTCCGAGGCTGTGCCTTACGGCATCTTCCCGCACCTCGATTGGACCACGGCCTTCTCGATCCGCTACGGCAACCTCTACTACAACCCGTTCCACGCGCTTTCGATCGTGTTCCTCTACGGTTCGGTTCTGTTGTTCGCGATGCACGGGGCCACGATCCTCGCCGTGACCCGCTTCGGCGGCGACCGGGAGCTGGAGCAGATCTATGACCGCGGCACCGCTTCGGAACGTGCGGGCCTCTTCTGGCGCTGGACCATGGGTTTCAACGCCACGATGGAGGGTATTCACCGCTGGGCCTGGTGGTTCGCCGTGCTCACGCCGATCACCGGCGGGATAGGGATCCTGCTGACCGGCACCGTGGTGGACAACTGGTTCCTCTGGGCCGTCGAGCACAACTTCGCGCCCGATTACACCCAGGACTACGGGTATGAAGCCTACACCACCTACGATGGCTTCCTTGGCCGAGAGGAGGGCAACTGATGCTACCCAAATGGTTCGATGAGTGGAATTCGAAGAATCCCACGGACATCTACAAGCCGGCGATCGTCGTCGGTGTGGCGGGTGGCGCCGTCTTCGCAGCCGCGCTGCTGGTGAGCTGGGGACAACCCCTGGCCACCGACAGCATGCAGACCGGGCCGCGGGGCACGGGCATGAGTGTGCCCGAGTTCGTCAGCGACCTGGACACGCCCGACCCCACGATCGAGGTCTTCCTCGCCAGCACGTCCGACCCGGTGATCCCGGAAGAGGGCGCGCAGACGGCGGGCGAGGCCTATGAGAATGTCGATCCGGTGCTCGCCGATCTGACGGTCGAGAACTACGACCGTCTGCTCGCGGCGATGCGCAGCTGGACCGGTATTCCCGATCTGCTGGAGGATCCCGATCACTACCAGTCCAAGGTGGCGATCAACATGATCCAGATGAACCAGACCATCAACGAGGAATGGGCGGGCCACGTCTATGCCAATGCGGAGGTCGGCGTGACATGCTTCACCTGCCATCGCGGGCAGGCTGTTCCGTCCGAGGTCTGGTACCGTATCGATCCCGTGACGGAGAACACCTCCGGCTGGGCCTCGGTGCAGAACCGGGCGACCTCGCTGTCGCAGTTCACCTCGCTGCCTTCGGACGCGCTCTACCAGTACCTGCTCAACTACGAGCAGATCGCGGTCCACGACCTGGAGTCCCGGGTCGAGACCCTGCCGGGGGATCCCACCTGGCAGAACACCGAGCGGACCTACAGCCTGATGAACTACTTCTCCAACTCGCTGGGTCGGAACTGCGTGTTCTGTCACAACAGTCGGGCCTTCTATGACCCCGCGCAGCACACGCCCCAATGGGCGACCGCGATGCTCGGGATCTCGATGGTGCAGGAGTTGAACAACGAGTGGATCGTGCCCATCGGCGAGGCGCATCTGCCGCCCGAACGGCTCGGCCCGGTCTATAATGACGTGCCGAAGCTGGCCTGCAAGACCTGCCACAAGGGCTACCAGCAGCCGCTGCAGGGGCTCAACGTGGTCGCGGACTGGCCGGAACTGGCCACGACCGAAGGGCCCTTCTACGACTAGGCCACTGGCCTTCCCCCTCCGGGTCCCCGCCTTGCTGCGGGGGCCCGGGCTCCGGACCCGCAGGCTTGCCGCCGGTCCATCCCGACCCCCTCGCGCCGCTTGACCGGCATGAGCGCGACACGGGATCGGCGCGTGCCCCGGGCCCGCATTTCGCACCAGACCGCGATGGAGGAGACCACCATGACCAACCCCCGCCCGAAAACCCCGACACTCGACCGCGTCGCCTGTCCCGCCGATCTCAAGGCGCTGACCGACCGGGAGCTTGCCACCCTGGCCACCGAACTGCGCGCCGAAGTGATCTCCGCCGTGTCCGAGACGGGCGGGCATCTCGGCTCCTCGCTCGGCGTGGTCGAGCTGACCGTGGCGATCCACGCAGTGTTCAACACGCCCTTCGACAAGCTCGTCTGGGACGTGGGCCACCAATGCTATCCCCACAAGGTGCTGACCGAGCGCCGCGACCGCATCCGCACCCTGCGCCAGAAGGGGGGCCTGTCGGGCTTCACCAAGCGCAGCGAGAGCATCTATGACCCGTTCGGCGCGGCCCATTCGTCGACGTCGATTTCCGCCGCGCTGGGCTTTGCCACGGCGCGCGACCTGGGCGGGCCCACCGGCGACGCCATCGCGGTGATCGGCGACGGCTCGATCAGCGCCGGCATGGCCTACGAGGCGATGAACAACGCGGGCTCCGAGAAGCGCCGCCTCTTCGTGATCCTGAACGACAACGAGATGTCCATCGCCCCGCCCACGGGCGCGATGTCCACCTATCTCAGCGATCTGGCCTCGTCTGGCCCGCTCTATGCCTTGAAGGAACTGGCCGAGGGCGTGGAACGCAGCCTGCCCGGCCCCTTGCGCGAAGGGGCGCAGCGTGCGCGCAACCTGGTGACCGGGGAGCATGGCTCCTCCGCGACCCTGTTCGAGGAGCTGGGCTTCGACTATATCGGCCCGATCGACGGGCATGACATCCCGCAGCTGTTGCAGGTCCTGCGCGCCGCACGGGCCAAGGCCAGCGGGCCGGTCCTGATCCATGCCTGCACCGTCAAGGGCAAGGGCTACTCCCCTGCCGAGCTGTCCGACGATTGCTACCACGGGGTCGCCAAATTCGACGTGGCTACGGGCAAGCAGCAGAAATCCGCCCCCAACGCGCCGGCCTATACCAAGGTGTTCGGCGCGACCCTGACGGCGGAGGCCGAGCGCGACTCGCGCATCTGCGCGGTGACCGCCGCCATGCCCGGGGGCACGGGCGTCAACATCATGGGCAAGCGGTTTCCGGGGCGGGTCTTCGATGTGGGCATCGCCGAACAGCACGCGGTGACCTTCGCCGCCGGA
The Dinoroseobacter shibae DFL 12 = DSM 16493 genome window above contains:
- the pufB gene encoding light-harvesting antenna LH1, beta subunit, which translates into the protein MADKSDLSFTGLTDEQAQELHSVYMSGLWLFSAVAVVAHLATFIWRPWF
- the pufA gene encoding light-harvesting antenna LH1, alpha subunit, which produces MSKFYKIWLIFDPRRVFVAQGVFLFLLAAMIHLVLLSTEHFNWFELAAANAAM
- the pufL gene encoding photosynthetic reaction center subunit L, giving the protein MALLSFERKYRVRGGTLIGGDLFDFWVGPFYVGFFGVTTAFFALLGTILIFWGASQQGTFNPWLINIAPPDLSYGLGMAPLMEGGLWQIITICAIGAFVSWALREVEICRKLGMGYHVPFAFSVAIFAYVTLVVFRPLLMGAWGHGFPYGIWSHLDWVSNTGYAYLHFHYNPAHMIAVTFFFTTTLALALHGALVLSAANPPKGEEVKGPDNEDTFFRDFIGYSIGTLGIHRVGLLLALNAGFWSAVCIIISGPVWTKGWPEWWNWWLEMPIWPSQVGL
- the pufM gene encoding photosynthetic reaction center subunit M; the encoded protein is MPEYQNIFTQVQVQGPAELGVDNENNLTEERTTGTGFSQLIGWIGNAQLGPIYLGWFGIISLVTGTLWFNIVGFNMLSQVGYSIPEFIRQLFWLALEPPSPEYGLRMPPLDDGGWFIIASFFLLVSVISWWLRSYQLAEMHKMGKHVAWAFAAAIWLFLVLGLFRPILMGSWSEAVPYGIFPHLDWTTAFSIRYGNLYYNPFHALSIVFLYGSVLLFAMHGATILAVTRFGGDRELEQIYDRGTASERAGLFWRWTMGFNATMEGIHRWAWWFAVLTPITGGIGILLTGTVVDNWFLWAVEHNFAPDYTQDYGYEAYTTYDGFLGREEGN
- the pufC gene encoding photosynthetic reaction center cytochrome PufC gives rise to the protein MLPKWFDEWNSKNPTDIYKPAIVVGVAGGAVFAAALLVSWGQPLATDSMQTGPRGTGMSVPEFVSDLDTPDPTIEVFLASTSDPVIPEEGAQTAGEAYENVDPVLADLTVENYDRLLAAMRSWTGIPDLLEDPDHYQSKVAINMIQMNQTINEEWAGHVYANAEVGVTCFTCHRGQAVPSEVWYRIDPVTENTSGWASVQNRATSLSQFTSLPSDALYQYLLNYEQIAVHDLESRVETLPGDPTWQNTERTYSLMNYFSNSLGRNCVFCHNSRAFYDPAQHTPQWATAMLGISMVQELNNEWIVPIGEAHLPPERLGPVYNDVPKLACKTCHKGYQQPLQGLNVVADWPELATTEGPFYD
- the dxs gene encoding 1-deoxy-D-xylulose-5-phosphate synthase, whose product is MTNPRPKTPTLDRVACPADLKALTDRELATLATELRAEVISAVSETGGHLGSSLGVVELTVAIHAVFNTPFDKLVWDVGHQCYPHKVLTERRDRIRTLRQKGGLSGFTKRSESIYDPFGAAHSSTSISAALGFATARDLGGPTGDAIAVIGDGSISAGMAYEAMNNAGSEKRRLFVILNDNEMSIAPPTGAMSTYLSDLASSGPLYALKELAEGVERSLPGPLREGAQRARNLVTGEHGSSATLFEELGFDYIGPIDGHDIPQLLQVLRAARAKASGPVLIHACTVKGKGYSPAELSDDCYHGVAKFDVATGKQQKSAPNAPAYTKVFGATLTAEAERDSRICAVTAAMPGGTGVNIMGKRFPGRVFDVGIAEQHAVTFAAGLAAGGMKPFCAIYSSFLQRGYDQVVHDVALQKLPVRFAIDRAGLVGADGPTHAGAYDIAYLSNLPNMTVMAAADEAELVHMVATAAAYDDGPIAFRYPRGEGVGIEMPERGSLLEIGKGRIIREGGSVAILSLGAHLSECLKAAEDLEARGIGVTIADARFAKPLDTDLIAQLTANHEALITVEQGAEGGFGAMVLHWLARTGRLDGTLKIRTMTLPDRFIDQASPADMYHDAGLTARHIAGQVLHLMGAETALLEATTA